One Gammaproteobacteria bacterium genomic window carries:
- a CDS encoding DUF3108 domain-containing protein, with protein sequence MRTLSLPAMLTAGLLLLAPAALAAAGSQPSGTTRTEDGKLREFHAVFRLERGGHEVAEAVMSLKKVDKETYRYTSHSEALGVLSFFVKDEIDEVSVFHVNNGEIVPLSYIYRHKGSSKNRNEDLTYDWVNGIAASDYRGRESSIPLMAGTVDRFLLPLALGASQGIESLDTTVPVIDKGEVKQWHLKALRTETLQTRAGTFEALRIERVDDDTDKTVRIWLAPALNYAPIRIDYQKRGDRLLRLNLHSLK encoded by the coding sequence ATGAGAACTTTGTCGCTACCTGCCATGCTCACCGCTGGCCTTTTGCTGCTCGCACCTGCTGCGCTTGCGGCGGCGGGCTCGCAGCCATCCGGAACGACCCGCACCGAGGACGGCAAGCTGCGCGAATTTCATGCCGTGTTCCGACTGGAACGTGGCGGTCATGAAGTGGCCGAAGCCGTCATGAGCCTGAAGAAGGTGGACAAGGAAACCTATCGCTACACCTCGCATTCCGAGGCGCTCGGGGTGCTGTCGTTCTTCGTCAAGGACGAAATCGACGAGGTCAGCGTCTTCCACGTGAACAACGGCGAGATCGTACCGCTGAGCTACATCTACCGGCACAAGGGGTCCAGCAAGAACCGCAACGAGGACCTGACCTATGACTGGGTCAACGGGATTGCTGCCTCCGACTACCGCGGCAGGGAATCATCGATACCGCTGATGGCGGGCACGGTCGACCGCTTCCTGCTGCCATTGGCGCTGGGTGCCTCGCAGGGTATCGAATCGCTGGACACGACCGTGCCGGTCATCGACAAGGGCGAGGTGAAGCAATGGCATCTCAAGGCGCTGCGGACCGAAACCCTGCAGACGCGAGCCGGCACCTTCGAAGCATTGCGCATCGAAAGAGTGGATGATGACACCGACAAGACCGTGCGCATCTGGCTGGCACCAGCCCTGAACTACGCGCCGATTCGCATCGACTACCAGAAGCGCGGTGACCGGCTGCTGCGTCTCAACCTGCACTCGCTGAAGTAG